A DNA window from Salvelinus fontinalis isolate EN_2023a chromosome 28, ASM2944872v1, whole genome shotgun sequence contains the following coding sequences:
- the LOC129825838 gene encoding perforin-1-like codes for MASLSLSLGLLVLCTLALVHCDLHNSPIRVWGIRASNLKGRFFSKPDPYVKVWCGSSFHGKSSILKKQVNPTWPSEFNFANILPNSVLTVEVWDDVIGLDRRMGTCTTTIRPGTHFETCYLKKGTVYYTYSYGY; via the exons atggcctctctctctctgtccctgggacTGCTGGTGCTATGCACCCTGGCTCTTGTACACTGTGACCTGCATAACAGCCCCATCAGGGTGTGGGGTATTCGTGCCTCCAACCTGAAAGGACGCTTTTTCTCAAAACCAGACCCCTACGTCAAG GTGTGGTGCGGTTCATCCTTTCATGGCAAGAGCAGCATTCTGAAAAAACAGGTAAACCCCACCTGGCCCAGCGAGTTCAACTTTGCTAACATCCTTCCCAACTCTGTCCTGACGGTGGAG GTGTGGGATGATGTCATCGGACTAGATCGCCGCATGGGAACCTGCACCACAACCATCCGCCCAGGAACACACTTCGAGACCTGCTACCTGAAGAAAGGCACCGTTTACTACACCTACAGCTACGGCTACTAG